A single region of the Desulfovibrio sp. JC010 genome encodes:
- a CDS encoding cache domain-containing protein encodes MFKSMKASLLFFVAGLVIATTAGLTYFAQRTVTKSLMESEFMHAQAIVDAAYLEVSNEYRSIVFSEKAAIAARKKQLRNIVGISLELIRFNYDRFKQGIISEAEAKKLSIEQIKNMRYDSGTGYLWINDDTAPVPRMIMHPTIPALDGKVLDDPGFTGVRNSKENLFSAFRKICEIHGSGFLEYLWPKPVAEGLSKEQPKLSYVEIFKEWGWIIGSGVYMDDINKEVNKRIRAVLQELRVSFGKIKVGKNGYIFLFSGKPDLIIHPKYENIPIAELLNPETGRPIFQELMEAAHTDGVFEYLWDKPPRNSGDFTFRKRAYIKYFEPLDWYICSSAYMDDLEQPGLQLRNRIIIFSIGVLALALIFATLLSAKVAQPLMKLTAAARAIREGGMSDTEIPQEGPTEIKELGTVISQMLDSIQGAMRDKEQLLEALEDGNRQLSASNYQLEIKIKEHARVERELIKLRNHQKNIIDSMPSILVGVDSGGAITLWNKGAAKATGLDYDNAAGKQLETVFPMLAKEIEKARKTILSGRTEQKVRVPRIVNGETRYENITIYPLINNDYDGAVIRLDDVTDNVRIEEMMIQTEKMMSVGGLAAGMAHEINNPLGGILQGTQNIERRLLPGLPKNEHTARQLGVSLENINKYVEERGVLKILSGVRESATRAAAIITNMLNFSRKTDVHRTSCQLDVLVDSAIALAAQDYDLKKKYDFRQIEIVRNYEEHQPYVVCAPTEIEQVLLNLLGNAAQAMTENKTEKPKIEIKIWLEGEYVATSVTDNGPGMEEDVRKRIFEPFFTTKPKGVGTGLGLSVSYFIITENHHGSFSIESTPGNGAKFTFKLPVASLR; translated from the coding sequence CACGGTTACCAAATCCTTAATGGAATCTGAATTCATGCATGCGCAGGCCATTGTGGACGCCGCCTATCTGGAGGTCAGCAATGAATACCGGAGCATTGTTTTTTCTGAAAAAGCAGCCATTGCAGCCCGCAAAAAGCAGCTGCGCAACATAGTCGGCATCTCCCTCGAACTTATCCGTTTTAATTACGATAGATTCAAGCAAGGCATTATCAGCGAAGCCGAAGCCAAGAAGCTGAGTATCGAGCAGATTAAAAACATGCGCTATGACAGCGGAACCGGATATCTCTGGATCAACGATGACACAGCCCCTGTGCCGCGCATGATCATGCATCCGACTATCCCCGCGCTGGATGGTAAAGTCCTTGATGATCCCGGTTTCACCGGGGTCAGGAACAGTAAGGAAAACCTCTTTTCAGCCTTCCGCAAAATCTGCGAAATACACGGTTCAGGCTTTCTCGAATACCTCTGGCCCAAACCCGTTGCCGAGGGATTAAGCAAGGAGCAGCCCAAGCTTTCCTATGTTGAAATATTTAAGGAATGGGGCTGGATAATCGGCTCCGGCGTCTACATGGACGACATCAATAAGGAAGTGAACAAAAGAATCCGGGCCGTGCTTCAGGAGCTTCGGGTCAGCTTCGGAAAAATAAAGGTCGGTAAAAACGGATACATATTTCTTTTTTCCGGGAAGCCGGACCTTATCATCCATCCTAAGTATGAAAATATCCCCATTGCTGAACTTCTAAATCCGGAAACAGGCAGGCCGATCTTTCAGGAATTGATGGAAGCTGCCCATACAGATGGCGTTTTCGAATATCTTTGGGATAAACCCCCGCGCAACTCCGGTGATTTCACCTTCCGCAAAAGAGCCTACATCAAATACTTTGAACCGCTGGACTGGTACATCTGCTCCTCAGCCTACATGGATGACCTTGAACAACCAGGATTGCAGCTCAGGAACAGGATCATCATATTCTCCATCGGGGTGCTGGCACTGGCACTGATCTTTGCCACTCTCCTCTCCGCCAAGGTGGCCCAGCCGCTGATGAAGCTGACCGCGGCAGCAAGAGCCATCCGTGAAGGAGGCATGTCCGACACTGAAATTCCACAGGAAGGCCCAACGGAAATCAAGGAACTGGGTACGGTCATAAGCCAGATGCTTGATTCCATTCAGGGTGCTATGCGGGATAAGGAACAATTGCTGGAAGCCCTTGAAGACGGCAACAGGCAGCTTTCCGCCAGCAACTACCAGCTTGAAATCAAGATCAAAGAACACGCACGGGTGGAGCGGGAACTCATCAAGCTGCGCAACCACCAGAAAAATATAATCGACTCCATGCCTTCCATACTTGTGGGCGTGGACAGTGGCGGAGCCATTACCCTGTGGAACAAGGGGGCCGCCAAGGCTACCGGACTTGATTATGATAATGCAGCAGGAAAACAGTTGGAAACCGTTTTCCCCATGCTGGCAAAAGAGATTGAAAAAGCCCGCAAGACCATCCTTTCCGGCAGGACTGAGCAGAAAGTCAGGGTTCCGCGCATTGTGAACGGCGAAACCCGCTATGAAAACATCACCATCTATCCGCTCATCAACAACGATTATGACGGGGCGGTTATCCGGCTTGATGACGTGACCGATAATGTTCGCATTGAGGAAATGATGATTCAGACCGAAAAAATGATGTCTGTGGGCGGGCTGGCCGCAGGTATGGCCCATGAAATAAACAACCCCCTCGGCGGCATATTGCAGGGAACCCAGAACATAGAACGCCGACTGCTCCCCGGACTGCCTAAAAATGAACATACTGCCCGGCAGCTGGGAGTCAGCCTAGAAAACATCAACAAATACGTTGAAGAACGCGGGGTGCTGAAAATCCTATCCGGAGTCCGCGAATCCGCCACCCGGGCAGCTGCAATCATCACCAATATGCTCAACTTCAGCCGCAAAACCGATGTGCACCGCACTTCCTGCCAGCTTGATGTGCTGGTCGACAGTGCCATTGCTCTTGCGGCGCAGGATTATGACCTTAAGAAAAAGTATGACTTCAGGCAGATTGAGATAGTCAGGAACTATGAAGAACACCAGCCCTACGTGGTCTGCGCACCCACGGAAATTGAACAGGTACTGCTTAACCTGCTCGGCAACGCAGCCCAGGCCATGACGGAAAACAAAACGGAAAAACCGAAAATAGAAATCAAAATATGGCTGGAAGGGGAATATGTGGCCACATCCGTTACGGACAACGGTCCGGGCATGGAAGAAGATGTACGCAAACGAATTTTCGAACCGTTCTTCACCACCAAGCCCAAGGGTGTAGGCACCGGGCTGGGGCTTTCCGTTTCCTACTTCATCATCACTGAAAACCACCACGGCAGTTTCAGTATAGAATCAACTCCGGGCAACGGAGCAAAATTCACTTTCAAGCTGCCTGTTGCTTCTTTAAGATAA
- a CDS encoding S-adenosyl-l-methionine hydroxide adenosyltransferase family protein has product MSRTIALLTDFGLDDPYVGQMKGVLAAQAPDSRIIDVSHGVEPFCIAQGAFFLAAAMKHFPADTIFITVIDPGVGSARRIIAAEFGEQIVLAPDNGVLELAETRFAGTMIVTDLSEAAAKIHSSATFHGRDIFSPLAASIAAGTSLESLGPKLPLRNMIRSGINKPVWLEDGVEATILHKDRFGNLVLNIPDTQTMPERMTIPEEQLLSGNDNTCVKRVCCYAELQAGATGLLAGSQGYYELALNRGAASEMLGLEPGDVLTLKWSTQCGQD; this is encoded by the coding sequence ATGAGCAGAACCATCGCGCTTTTGACTGATTTCGGGCTAGATGATCCCTACGTAGGCCAGATGAAAGGGGTGCTGGCAGCTCAGGCCCCGGATTCCCGTATTATAGACGTCAGCCACGGGGTGGAGCCGTTCTGCATTGCGCAGGGCGCGTTCTTCCTTGCTGCGGCCATGAAACATTTTCCCGCAGATACCATTTTTATCACTGTCATTGATCCCGGCGTAGGCAGTGCCCGCAGAATAATCGCCGCCGAATTCGGGGAACAGATTGTCCTCGCCCCGGATAACGGAGTGCTCGAACTGGCTGAAACCCGCTTTGCCGGAACCATGATAGTCACCGACTTAAGCGAGGCCGCCGCAAAAATTCACAGCTCCGCAACTTTCCATGGCCGGGATATTTTTTCACCCCTTGCCGCATCCATAGCCGCGGGCACCTCCCTTGAGTCGCTCGGACCCAAGCTGCCTCTGCGGAACATGATCCGCAGCGGCATCAACAAACCCGTCTGGCTGGAAGACGGCGTGGAGGCCACCATCCTGCACAAAGACCGTTTCGGCAATCTTGTACTCAACATCCCGGATACCCAGACCATGCCCGAACGCATGACCATCCCAGAAGAACAACTACTCTCCGGTAATGACAACACCTGCGTAAAACGGGTCTGCTGCTACGCCGAGCTGCAGGCCGGAGCCACCGGGCTTTTAGCGGGGAGCCAAGGCTACTACGAACTGGCCCTCAATCGCGGAGCAGCCTCGGAAATGCTGGGCCTTGAGCCGGGGGATGTTTTAACTTTGAAGTGGAGCACACAGTGCGGTCAAGATTAG
- a CDS encoding adenosylcobinamide-GDP ribazoletransferase, producing the protein MRSRLVRDILITLGFMTRIGPVMEIEAEDIGRTVKWMPLSGLVLGMVIVCPFWLGLFAGKFWIQAWLTVAASVYLTRGLHFDGFADIADGAGPYPDPVRFWKIIKDSCSGVFGVLALVLAGLGQTVCFYYVYEAGAFGAVVWVFVLGRLGNAFMAMVGKPLARPGQGRLSMHGADGFSIGVAALTTLLVGLFAVSPAVQGLGYLFTGGGILFLFRLAKRVGGANGDFLGAAVVLAELAGLLAFCALN; encoded by the coding sequence GTGCGGTCAAGATTAGTAAGAGACATCTTAATCACCCTCGGTTTCATGACCCGCATCGGCCCGGTCATGGAGATTGAAGCAGAAGACATAGGCCGTACAGTAAAGTGGATGCCGCTCAGCGGGCTGGTACTGGGTATGGTCATCGTCTGTCCGTTTTGGCTGGGCTTGTTTGCGGGCAAATTCTGGATACAGGCATGGCTGACTGTGGCCGCCTCGGTTTACCTGACCCGCGGGCTGCATTTTGACGGCTTTGCGGACATTGCCGACGGGGCCGGACCTTACCCGGACCCGGTGCGGTTCTGGAAGATTATCAAAGACAGCTGCTCCGGTGTGTTCGGGGTGCTTGCTCTGGTACTGGCAGGGCTGGGGCAAACGGTCTGTTTTTATTATGTTTATGAAGCCGGAGCCTTCGGGGCCGTGGTCTGGGTTTTCGTGCTCGGCAGGCTGGGCAATGCGTTTATGGCCATGGTCGGCAAACCCTTGGCAAGGCCGGGACAGGGCAGATTGTCCATGCACGGTGCTGATGGATTTTCCATCGGAGTGGCTGCGTTGACGACACTGCTTGTGGGGCTGTTTGCAGTTAGTCCGGCAGTGCAGGGACTTGGCTATCTGTTTACCGGGGGTGGGATTTTGTTCCTGTTCCGGCTGGCGAAAAGGGTCGGCGGGGCCAACGGGGATTTTCTGGGCGCGGCAGTGGTGCTGGCGGAACTGGCCGGACTGCTGGCATTTTGTGCATTGAATTGA
- the argS gene encoding arginine--tRNA ligase — protein sequence MKAKQHLENVLGSILEAKGWEWPEKAVIEPPKDKKFGDMSANIAMMLSKQAKMNPRAIAEAIQGELAGDKYIEKVDIAGPGFLNFTFSSAFWQALVPEVLAKGADYGRSEIGKGTKIQVEYVSANPTGPLHIGHGRGAALGDCLVRILEFTGYDVEAEYYVNDAGRQMLILGNSIWVRLQQSQGRDIAQPEDFYKGEYIKDLAAEVLERNPGILDMSEDEAVAICREYGKDEILKGIKKDLAAFDVRHDVWFSEKSLVSAGKVDETFADLKERGMAYEEDGALWFKSTELGDDKDRVLRKSNGDLTYFASDIAYHDDKYKRGFDLVVDIWGADHHGYIPRMQAAVEALGKKGQLDVILVQLVNLLRGGEQIAMSTRAGKFETLEDVVNEVGRDASRFMFLSRKSDSPLDFDLELVKQKTMDNPVYYVQYAHARICSVMRKAADQGIAVPAVDAAPLAGLTNDEELNLMKLMDQFADVAENAGKNMSPHVISYYLRDLASALHRFYSMHHILSADKDVIAARLVLLQSVAQTLANGLSLLGVSAPERM from the coding sequence ATGAAAGCTAAACAACATCTTGAAAACGTTCTCGGTTCCATTCTCGAAGCCAAAGGCTGGGAATGGCCGGAGAAGGCTGTTATCGAGCCTCCCAAAGATAAAAAATTCGGCGACATGTCCGCAAACATCGCCATGATGCTCTCCAAGCAGGCCAAAATGAATCCCCGCGCCATTGCGGAAGCGATTCAGGGAGAACTGGCCGGAGACAAATATATTGAAAAAGTTGATATTGCCGGACCGGGCTTCCTCAACTTCACTTTTTCCTCCGCCTTCTGGCAGGCACTGGTTCCTGAAGTGCTGGCCAAGGGCGCGGACTACGGTCGCAGCGAAATCGGCAAAGGCACCAAAATTCAGGTGGAATACGTTTCCGCCAACCCCACCGGACCGCTGCACATCGGCCACGGTCGCGGTGCCGCTCTGGGAGATTGCCTTGTACGCATCCTTGAGTTCACCGGATATGACGTGGAAGCTGAATACTACGTCAACGATGCCGGACGCCAGATGCTCATCCTCGGCAACTCCATCTGGGTCCGCCTCCAGCAGTCTCAGGGCCGCGACATTGCCCAGCCCGAAGATTTCTACAAAGGAGAATACATCAAGGACCTCGCCGCCGAAGTACTGGAACGCAATCCCGGTATCCTCGACATGAGCGAAGACGAAGCCGTCGCCATCTGCCGCGAATACGGTAAAGATGAAATTCTTAAAGGCATCAAGAAAGACCTCGCCGCCTTTGATGTACGTCACGATGTCTGGTTCTCCGAAAAGAGCCTTGTTTCCGCAGGCAAGGTTGATGAAACTTTCGCCGACCTCAAAGAACGCGGCATGGCTTACGAAGAGGACGGCGCGCTCTGGTTCAAATCCACCGAACTGGGTGACGACAAGGACCGTGTACTGCGTAAATCCAACGGAGACCTGACCTATTTCGCTTCCGACATCGCCTACCACGATGACAAATATAAACGCGGTTTCGACCTCGTAGTCGATATCTGGGGCGCGGACCACCACGGCTACATCCCCCGCATGCAGGCTGCTGTGGAAGCTCTCGGCAAGAAAGGGCAGCTTGATGTAATCCTCGTACAGCTGGTTAACCTGCTGCGCGGCGGTGAGCAGATCGCCATGTCCACCCGTGCCGGTAAATTTGAAACCCTCGAAGACGTGGTAAACGAAGTGGGCCGCGACGCATCCCGCTTCATGTTCCTCTCACGCAAGAGCGACAGCCCTCTCGACTTCGACCTTGAGCTGGTCAAACAGAAAACCATGGACAACCCGGTCTACTACGTACAGTACGCCCATGCGCGTATCTGCTCCGTAATGCGCAAGGCCGCAGATCAGGGTATCGCGGTTCCTGCGGTTGATGCAGCTCCCCTCGCCGGGCTGACCAACGATGAGGAACTGAATCTCATGAAGCTCATGGACCAGTTCGCAGACGTTGCTGAAAATGCAGGCAAGAACATGAGCCCGCACGTAATCAGCTACTACCTGCGCGATCTGGCCAGTGCTCTGCACAGGTTCTACTCCATGCACCACATCCTTTCCGCTGATAAAGATGTGATTGCCGCCAGACTGGTTCTGCTGCAGTCCGTTGCGCAGACCCTTGCCAACGGCCTTAGCCTGCTCGGAGTTTCCGCTCCCGAACGCATGTAA